The nucleotide sequence TGGCATACAGGTATTTTAGCCTTATACACCTCTTAAATGCACAGGAGAGAGGGCAGTATTGAGACGTCTGTCCAGATATAGACTGAGGCATCAAGCATATCCTATTATTTAAAGGATCATCCTTAAAAGATCTGAGCATGAAGAGATTACAAAAGtctgttttaaatattcttcaTGTTCAGggacaaatacatttttccaaaattaCTTTTAAGAAAGAAGCATATGAATTTGTGTATTTCTCAACATGGTTTTGTCAGCTACGGCTACACATAACTCTGAAGTAAGCACTATCCTTGGAAGGTGGTACTTCTGCGAGGTCTTCTGTTCCAGTGGTAGCACAGCATTCTGGAGAACTACTGCTGGTACTCACAACTATCAGAGATGAGtttactgtgattctgtgtttatCCAAACATCACACTGCTAGATTCTTCCATTCTCTCCTATCAATCCCCTTCCCAACCCTCATGTTTTTAACCTGTGCCTCCCAAGCAATAGTGTTTTGTGAATGTGACAAGTGAAGGAAGCAGGAACAGAGCACAGTACTTTGCGGTTTGTGAAGTAGAGGTTGTCGTACATCTCCACAGTGAGAGACTCTTTCCCCAAACCACTGAGGTTGATGATACCATATTTACATCCTCCGTGCTCTACGTCGTTCACAGTGAATATTCGCTCACAAGCAACATCTGCCTGTAAAACAGAAGCATTGTTGCACTTAGTGGAAACTTACCGGAAATAATCGCTTGGGGTGGCTGCATTATgtcaaaaaggaagaaatgtgttAATTCTGATGCCTGTAACACCATCAACTTTCTATTCACCTTTAAAACAGTGGTCAACACCTCTTTTTATgagtgcacagaaaaaaatatcagtaaggaaatatttaatCCTTAACCAACAATAAATACTCTTTCCAATTATACCAGACACTTCCTCTCGTTAATAAGgactcaaagaaagaaagaaatgtattcaCTTGTAAAAAGTGAATACGGAATTCTTCTACACTGCACAGCTGTAGGAGATTCTCCTTGTGTTGGATCAAATCACAGCGAAAAGGATTGTGctatatttcagcttttcttttgtgacAATAGGTTTCCAACTCCCTTTTGGCTTCAGCTATCTATGCAgtgctctgtttctctctcctgcagATCTTTCTACATAGACTAATGGAAGCTACTTGCTCCAGTGACCTTTGCTGTATACACACTGCAACCAAAAACAGTAGGAACTGCCTTTATAGCATGAGATGTAAAATCATTACTGATGGATTGCACAAAATCCCTAGACCATAGGGTGGTTACTCCccaaattcctttttcattttcctcattttcccaTTCAAAAAGCCACCGCAGTAACTATCCACTTggttcctgtttatttccaatAGAATACACTGGTCAGCTCCACAAATCACTTATATCTCCAAGCTTTTGATCATTTTCCTCTCTAGGAAAGGAACAGTCTCTTCCTATGTGTTAAAAACTACATAGCTCAGATTTTGAGAACTGACACAACAGGGACAAGGTatctttgaaagcaaaatttgaCCTATGAGATTTGATTAAAAGATCCTCAATTTTCACTGAAGACAGGCTCTTTTTAACCTAAAGATTTATCTTTAGTTCTTGTAACATAccacaattattttaaaattgttggTTCCAGCAACCGAGGAATCTGGACTGTGAATTTCTATCTTCCTCCTCTGCATGCAGTTCACTTTTAGTTCATGGACCAGCCTGTAAAAGCAGttggagagggaggagagaaagaacttGGGTAAGCCTAGGTTAAATGCCAATGAAAAGAATTTTGGATAAGATAGCCAGAACTCTTTAatcacagaagataaaatgcCTGAAAACTAGCATGCTACAATTTCACTTATATAACCCATGAAACCATATAACCCCTGTGCATCTTCCACATTCATGGTATTTCATCCCATCTTTAGAACCCCTTCACATCTTCAGTAGCAGGAACAACGTAACAAGCCACTAATTTGCTTTCTACATTGTTATTGAATCTGAGCACAGAGATTCTAACCCAGGGGAAAACGTCCATAACAGCTGAAGGGCGTTGATCCAAAGAAAAGCTGCACTGTGTTCATACAGAACAATGTGGCAAAAGAGcacatactgaaaaaaacaggaagttTTAAATCCCCATCATCTGAGATTGGGAAGCATCTTTCAGATTTGAATTCTCATCACTTTAGAAAtctgattattaaaaaatactgtttttttgtcAGTATAAATGTTACTCTGTCCTTAGTGGAAGAGTGAGAATtgcaaacagacaaacaaaactgaTAGGAATGGTTGTACTAACAGCAGAACTTGACACAGCAAACAGGAGACAATTCAAATCATTGTACCTGCAGTAACTTGTGGAGCTCAGCAAACCTAGCTGCCTTTTCTGTAACAGCATAGATGAGTTCAGTCCAGCCCTTGTCGTTTTCTGGAATAGAATAAGATGAAAGCATACTCagttatttgcttgtttttgatTCAAACATGGCCATGAGTCTTTGATGTTAGTAATATTTGGGTAACTTTTCCCACTAGCCTACGTACAACAGTGTTTCAGGTCTACAAAGCACATTCCAGAACCATCTCCGTGGTCTGCTAGAATAAGTACAGATAGCTCTTGTTTTTTGCTTGATACCATCAACAGTACCCCCTTGAGGTGTGATGTCACTTTCACTCTAACACACTAAATCTTATCACACAGTAAAACTCCATTACCACAGGACTACTATTAACATGCAGTCTTACAGCAGTGTGAAACTACTTTTCCATTAATCTCTTTTTAAGATTTCATGTTGTAACGGAAATGCCAAGTCACAGCCTGAGCCAGTGATGGAtcacctggtgggaaggcagagccagcccaggggagctcaggtgcaagcaatgcacctgactgaccggaaggggtggagccaggatccactccttcccagacctcatttaaggctTGGCAGCAGAGGCAAGAGATTCtctcactggagatccctgcatgCCTGAGGCCTTCCAgaggtaagcagctcttttccttcattcttgtgtctgctgcatttgagctcattctcatttgctgtaggcAAAGACTTTGCTACCCTGCTATTACTGTGGTGCTTTCCATCCCATTATAGCACTACTCACGTGAGCACTTCATAAATACTAGGGAGTGCGAATGATAGAGTACTGTGCAGAGTTACAGAATAACAAATCTTTTCCTCAGGGTTTAGGCATACAATCTATGTATCTATTAAACATACAGAAAGCCTACAACTGAAACCCCACTTTGTCAATCCAAAGCAGGGATTTGAAACCAGGCATCCAATGTCATGACTCAAGTGTAACTGCCAGAtaacttgctattctgagagTTCCTGTCTCTTtacaagtttttttgtttgttcacttAGTAACTTGCTTCCTGTGTGAAACAACCGAACAAAAGACTTCAAAAGCTATACATTCTCAGAAAGAATTCGCAGAAAGaaacttttgtttcttcagacaGCTTATGGAACAGCACCATAGGAAAAAACTGAAGGATGTCAGCTTATCATCTATCCCAAGACAGAGCATGCTAAAGGCTAATTACAATCTTTCTCAGAACATACCCtcttttgttgttcttcctCTTCTAAGAGTTTCAGTCTTTTAGTCTCCATTGCCTTGTACTGAATGCTCTCCTTGGTGAGTGGGTTATAGTTATTATGTCCAGACAGGAGGCGAAAATAGCGGTTTTTTTCTGGGTCATAGTAAAATCCTGGCAGTTCttaggaagcaaaaaaaaaaaaagcaaaatcagagaGACGACCAAGCTTATTTATTACTCTTTAACAGCCTCAACCTTCATGGAAATGTCAGTCACACGGCTCAAAGTTCCAGCCCCTGGCTGATCCCACACATGCTACTCAGACTGGGAACAGATGGCAgctactgaaaggaaaaaagtttataGTTTGCAAATGCAAGGTTGTTACACAGATATGGAAAGGATGCTACCAGTGACCAAAGTGAATTTCACACAGACTTCATActtcagagaagcagagcagcttGCTGCGTAATAAAAATGATCTTTCTTTATGAATCAACCATGATGGAATGCTCTAGGTTATGGCTAGTTAGGGCAGTCCCAAACAAACAAGGCAATTAAGTATCAcccaaaaccaaagcaattcCCCTCTCAGAACAAACTACTTCAACAACTGGGAGAGACTTTAGTATAAGCAAGAGTACAATTAAACAATATACAGGAGCTCCTTCCAAAGAGGAACTGAGGAGAGAATCATTTAGTTTTAGTGCTTCAGTGCTCAGGCAAATTCACACAGACAGGTAAAATAGCAGTATGTTGTCTGAAGATACAGAATTGTACTTCAGAAAAGGTGAACATTAACGTCTTCAAGAGTTTTTATTTAAACCTTTTTCTATTACTACAAATTGCATTTGAGGTTTCTTGCAATTCAGCTCATTGTCATCATCCCTTATGTCTCAGCTTGGCAACAAACAACCAAGGTTTATTCACCTTAACAAAAACAAGGTTTAttcacctcaaaaaaaaaaaaagttagtgaCTGTTATCAGCGAGGTTGGTAAAAGCACACTGCTTTAGTGCATGGAATCAGCTTACACAGCAATAAATGGTTTGGCTTATATGTATTATTCCCTAACACGCTCACAAACTCTTGATCAGAAAAGGAAGCTATATGAAAAAGATCACCTCACACTCTGGCTTTCTCTGCTGCTAAGAGGTTACAGAGCCAGCACTGTTTCAGGACTCTCCTACTGTGGAGACGTGCATGTTTCCACAGGCTCAGCTTTTCCAAGGGATGTTTAATGAGTCAGAAAACCAGAATGCAAATGGGACGTCATCTGTAGCACTGCTACTGTATGAACTCTGGTTCTGCCAGCTGACTCCCTAACAATGAATGAACAGGTCACTTAACCAGACGTTATGTCTTACAGATTACAAATACTCTGAAGGCatagaaatgcttctttttttccccaaagtggTAGATAATACATCTTTTAAAAGGCTGAATAATTCAATCTACATCATACATTTGTTATAtgctgtcttattttctttgcttatttaatgtttttattgaaagatgtattttattacATCTTCAATGCATACATGAAAGAAACATCATTGATTTccagagagagaaatatttcttttcagtttatatCACTTGTATTCATCCTCTAACACCGTACTATTAAAACACATACTACTGACAGTGAATTTTGACCAGTAAATGCTGTCTCTTACCTGGTACTGCAGAGTTCTGTGCTGTACTGGAAGATGGAAGATTTCCACTGCAGCTGGGGCCTGGATTCACTGGGTTGTGTGCATCCTCCTCTTTgggcctaaaaaaaaaaagtattgccTTCAAGACAGACCCACAATTGTCCTACGCATCCATTCAGCAAAGTCTCTTTAAAGCCGTTTGTTAATCATGTTAACACAGCACTATTTTTCAGGTCTGTGATAAGCATACTCTGTATATCACTGTACACTAACCAATGAAAAAGGAACAGTAAAAGTGTTCAACTTAAAAACTTCTCATGGACAGTAGAGATAATGGTATCTTAAAAGGCTTAACTATTGCCAAAATGCTAGAGATAGTTGCTGATCCTGTATGTCTCTAACTGTTTTTAGAAAAAGATTAATTCTGGACATGTTACCATGGCCCcagcttaaaagaaaatcccaTCTTGAAAGCATGGAAACTTTTTACAGCCTAAAGTAAATGAGCGAAGCAGGGGTAAAATAGTGTTGACaggtcaaaaatattttgccattgCCTTTATGACAGGAAGTTCACGGATGAGGTTCTGAAACATGCAAGCCAAACAAAACTTTAAGGAAAACTCTATCACAGTagagatttttctgtcttatttgTTACAAAAGCAAAGTGGGTAACTGCACCACATTGATGAGTAAAATTCCACTGGGATGTCTTGTGAATCACTTGTACAAGGCTCACCTTTTAAGACAGGTCAGCCTGAAAGCATTAGGCCAAAACGTTTTTTATGAGTCAGGCGTTATTGAAGACAAAATGAGCATGGAATTGAACTCTACAACCAGCTCTCTTGCTGTTCAGCTATTCGAGtttgaaatttttaaagaatgcacTTGATCTCCGtgggagaaaaaatacattgaacTCGTTAATAGAACGCTTTTCTATTCTACACTCACTGAATTAGGGGCCGTTTCCACTTCTAACCTTTTACTCAACCGGAGCTAATGGGGCAACGCGCGTGTGCGCCTATCTTTCTTTAAAGTTGGAACACGCGATAAATTTCCGGGAAGCAACGAGATCCCCCTCCCAGTAGCCCCAGGGCCATTCTCGCTGAGCACACCAGAAGCACCGTCCGCCAGGCACTGAGGACAGCCCTCCCCTTCCCGCACGGGCCCGCGCCCGGCACGCACTCGCCTGTCGCTGCAGTGACTGCCATTGGGTCTCCGGCGCCGGGGGGGGCGGTGGCAGTGCCTGCGGTAGCCCCACCCCCGCTTCTCTTTGCCTCCCCCGTGGCTTCTCCCCATTTCTGCCTGTAAGCCAAACGTCGATCCGTACTTGAGAGCTGTGTGCCTGGAAGGGCCCGGCCGCAGCCCCCACGCTTCCTGCTGGAGGACGGCAGCGCGCCTCCGAGCGGGCAGGGCGGCGCCGCGGGCCCCGACGGGAGCACGCTGCGACCGGCACCCGCTCCTGCGAGCACCGAGTCACCTCTCGCCGCGTCCCCGCAGGGCGCGGGCAGCCACCGCCGCTGCGCTAAGCACGGCCGCGGAGGCGGCTCCCAACTCTCCCGCACGACGCGTTCGGGAGAGCCCGGATGGAGCGGAGGGGCTGCCGGCGGCCTGCTGCCTCCCGCGCGGGCCCGGGCCCAGCGCCGCTCCTCCGGGCCGCAGCGGGAGGGACCTCCTGGCAGCCGGCGGGCCGAGGCCCTCACCCGCGGATCTGCGAGGGACGGATCCCACGGGCCGTGTCCTGAGGCGGGGTCGCGGCCAGCCGTCCTCCGCCGCTCCTCACCGCTTCCACCCGAGCGCCAGAGCTCGGCCCGAGAGACGCGTTTGATTGGCCCTCGCCCATGAACTACTGCTTGATGGACAGCTCCCTCGCCGAATAGCAGAAGGACAGACCGCCGCTTGACACCCACCTCTCGTGGAGGGGCGGGGACATGGAGGCAGTTGGGCGGGAAAAACATATAAAAGCTGCTCGGCGGGCTGGGGCAACCCTGAGGCGGCGGGGCTCCTGAGGGACGCGTGTCTTTGCCTCGGGAGTCGTGGTGTCCCGTGGTGGATCTTCGGGGACCTGTTAatgcttaaatatatttttgagcCTTTTTCTCCTGGTCAGCAAGCGTTTAGCTGAGTAGTGTTATCAGAGCTAGGAAAGCACGCGGCAAGTGGGTGAggaagggctctgagcacctccaCTGCTCAGCGACTGCCGAGGGGCCATGGAGCGCGCAGTTGTAGCTGCCGTTGCTTCGTGCTCGCCGTAAGGAAACACCTCTCTCTGCTAAAGCTTTTCTTACCGCCGGGTTTGCGTAGTGGCCTCCGTCTTCTCCCCGGTGCTGTACGGCAAAGCGTTAACAACCATGTGGTACAAATCTTCCTCCTCCTAATGGAGGGTTAATGGTACTGCAAAATGCATCACACGGGGGGTGGGGTGGTGTGggtgggaaaaagaaactggagaaaCAGCATGAACAGTATGTTGACTGTCTTCCTCCCAAACAAAGATGTAGGTTTTA is from Numida meleagris isolate 19003 breed g44 Domestic line chromosome 6, NumMel1.0, whole genome shotgun sequence and encodes:
- the DCAF4 gene encoding DDB1- and CUL4-associated factor 4 isoform X1, translated to MFFPPNCLHVPAPPREVGVKRRSVLLLFGEGAVHQAVVHGRGPIKRVSRAELWRSGGSGEERRRTAGRDPASGHGPWDPSLADPRVRASARRLPGGPSRCGPEERRWARARAGGSRPPAAPPLHPGSPERVVRESWEPPPRPCLAQRRWLPAPCGDAARGDSVLAGAGAGRSVLPSGPAAPPCPLGGALPSSSRKRGGCGRALPGTQLSSTDRRLAYRQKWGEATGEAKRSGGGATAGTATAPPGAGDPMAVTAATGEPKEEDAHNPVNPGPSCSGNLPSSSTAQNSAVPELPGFYYDPEKNRYFRLLSGHNNYNPLTKESIQYKAMETKRLKLLEEEEQQKRKTTRAGLNSSMLLQKRQLGLLSSTSYCRLVHELKVNCMQRRKIEIHSPDSSVAGTNNFKIIVADVACERIFTVNDVEHGGCKYGIINLSGLGKESLTVEMYDNLYFTNRKVNSVCWASLTHPDSHVLLCLMGIAETPGCASLLPASLFSSTNPGDRPGMLCSFKISTAWSCAWCLNPQADNCFSTGLTRRVLVTNVVTGHRQTFGTSSDVLAQQFATQTPMLYNGCRSGEIFSIDVRQRNRKGQSWKAIRLFHDSAVTSIRLLEAEHYLMASDMAGKIKLWDLRTAKCVKQYEGHHNEYAILPLHVNEEEGLLTAVGQDCYTRIWSLQDASLLRTIPSPHPSSKDAIPSVVFSSRLGGRRGVPGLLMAVKQDLYHFSYN
- the DCAF4 gene encoding DDB1- and CUL4-associated factor 4 isoform X4 → MGEGQSNASLGPSSGARVEAVRSGGGRLAATPPQDTARGIRPSQIRGQKWGEATGEAKRSGGGATAGTATAPPGAGDPMAVTAATGEPKEEDAHNPVNPGPSCSGNLPSSSTAQNSAVPELPGFYYDPEKNRYFRLLSGHNNYNPLTKESIQYKAMETKRLKLLEEEEQQKRKTTRAGLNSSMLLQKRQLGLLSSTSYCRLVHELKVNCMQRRKIEIHSPDSSVAGTNNFKIIVADVACERIFTVNDVEHGGCKYGIINLSGLGKESLTVEMYDNLYFTNRKVNSVCWASLTHPDSHVLLCLMGIAETPGCASLLPASLFSSTNPGDRPGMLCSFKISTAWSCAWCLNPQADNCFSTGLTRRVLVTNVVTGHRQTFGTSSDVLAQQFATQTPMLYNGCRSGEIFSIDVRQRNRKGQSWKAIRLFHDSAVTSIRLLEAEHYLMASDMAGKIKLWDLRTAKCVKQYEGHHNEYAILPLHVNEEEGLLTAVGQDCYTRIWSLQDASLLRTIPSPHPSSKDAIPSVVFSSRLGGRRGVPGLLMAVKQDLYHFSYN
- the DCAF4 gene encoding DDB1- and CUL4-associated factor 4 isoform X2, yielding MFFPPNCLHVPAPPREVGVKRRSVLLLFGEGAVHQAVVHGRGPIKRVSRAELWRSGGSGEERRRTAGRDPASGHGPWDPSLADPRVRASARRLPGGPSRCGPEERRWARARAGGSRPPAAPPLHPGSPERVVRESWEPPPRPCLAQRRWLPAPCGDAARGDSVLAGAGAGRSVLPSGPAAPPCPLGGALPSSSRKRGGCGRALPGTQLSSTDRRLAYRQKWGEATGEAKRSGGGATAGTATAPPGAGDPMAVTAATGEPKEEDAHNPVNPGPSCSGNLPSSSTAQNSAVPELPGFYYDPEKNRYFRLLSGHNNYNPLTKESIQYKAMETKRLKLLEEEEQQKRKTTRAGLNSSMLLQKRQLGLLSSTSYCRLVHELKVNCMQRRKIEIHSPDSSVAGTNNFKIIVADVACERIFTVNDVEHGGCKYGIINLSGLGKESLTVEMYDNLYFTNRKVNSVCWASLTHPDSHVLLCLMGIAETPGCASLLPASLFSSTNPGDRPGMLCSFKISTAWSCAWCLNPQADNCFSTGLTRRVLVTNVVTGHRQTFGTSSDVLAQQFATQTPMLYNGCRSGEIFSIDVRQRNRKGQSWKAIRLFHDSAVTSIRLLEAEHYLMASDMAGKIKLWDLRTAKCVKQYEGHHNEYAILPLHVNEEEGLLTAGTKRAHVPANPFFNQLVLSQPMHLMKPAKTA
- the DCAF4 gene encoding DDB1- and CUL4-associated factor 4 isoform X3, yielding MFFPPNCLHVPAPPREVGVKRRSVLLLFGEGAVHQAVVHGRGPIKRVSRAELWRSGGSGEERRRTAGRDPASGHGPWDPSLADPRAEMGRSHGGGKEKRGWGYRRHCHRPPRRRRPNGSHCSDRPKEEDAHNPVNPGPSCSGNLPSSSTAQNSAVPELPGFYYDPEKNRYFRLLSGHNNYNPLTKESIQYKAMETKRLKLLEEEEQQKRKTTRAGLNSSMLLQKRQLGLLSSTSYCRLVHELKVNCMQRRKIEIHSPDSSVAGTNNFKIIVADVACERIFTVNDVEHGGCKYGIINLSGLGKESLTVEMYDNLYFTNRKVNSVCWASLTHPDSHVLLCLMGIAETPGCASLLPASLFSSTNPGDRPGMLCSFKISTAWSCAWCLNPQADNCFSTGLTRRVLVTNVVTGHRQTFGTSSDVLAQQFATQTPMLYNGCRSGEIFSIDVRQRNRKGQSWKAIRLFHDSAVTSIRLLEAEHYLMASDMAGKIKLWDLRTAKCVKQYEGHHNEYAILPLHVNEEEGLLTAVGQDCYTRIWSLQDASLLRTIPSPHPSSKDAIPSVVFSSRLGGRRGVPGLLMAVKQDLYHFSYN